Below is a window of Lacrimispora xylanolytica DNA.
CCGGCGGTCCTTCCATTGTAAAGAAAGTTCTCTCCTCCGGAAAGAAAGCCATCGGAGCAGGTGCAGGCAATCCTCCTGTGGTCGTTGATGAAACCGCAGATATTAAAAAAGCAGCAAAGGATATTGTAGATGGCTGCAGCTTTGACAATAATGTTCCTTGCATTGCAGAGAAAGAAGTATTTGCCGTAGATTCCATCTGTGATCACCTCATTCAGTATATGAAGGATAATGGTGCTTATCTGATGACAGATAGACAGCAGATCGAGGAATTAAAAGCTCTTATAACCACAGAAAAAGGCGGCCCAAAGACTTCCTTCGTTGGAAAGAGCGCAGTCTATATCCTGGATCAGCTGGGGGTTAAGGTACCAGATTCTGTTCGTGTGATTATCATGGAAGTACCAAAGGATGATCTGTTTGTTCAGGAAGAGATGATGATGCCCATCCTTCCAATTGTACGTGTTTCTGACGTGGACACTGCCATTGAATATGCCTATGAAGCAGAGCAGGGAAACCGTCATACAGCAATCATGCACTCTCAGAACGTCGAGAAATTAAGCAAAATGGCAAAAATATTAGAAACAACAATCTTTGTTAAAAATGCACCATCCTTTGCAGGAATCGGAGCAGGCGGAGAAGGCCATACCACATTCACCATTGCAGGACCTACCGGAGAAGGCCTTACCTCAGCAAGATCTTTCTGCAGAAAACGGAAATGCGTTCTTGCCGATGCATTCAGTATCAGGTAAAGCGGTTCGGCTTATATTCTTGGAATAAGAAGGAGAAACGCAGATGTCAAATGTAACCATGAAAACCAGAATACAGGAAGGCAAGCAGGCAAGAGAGTATTTAAAAGGCATAAAAAATAAGCGGATTTTAATCGTTTGTGATAAGTTCCTTTCAGAGAATGGAGCTGTTACGTATTTA
It encodes the following:
- a CDS encoding aldehyde dehydrogenase family protein, which encodes MDMDLKAIEQMVEQVLREIQSEQMINVTEQRKEGYGLFSTIEEAIEASEKAQKKLLYTGMADRQKYVDVIRKTVLNKENLELISRLAVEETEIGCYEHKLIKNRLAAEKTPGTEDLISEAVTGDNGLTLIEYCPFGVIGAITPTTNPTETIINNSISMIAGGNTVLFSPHPRAKKVSRLLVKMLNKALIEAGAPSDLISMVEEPSLENTEKMISNPKVRLLVATGGPSIVKKVLSSGKKAIGAGAGNPPVVVDETADIKKAAKDIVDGCSFDNNVPCIAEKEVFAVDSICDHLIQYMKDNGAYLMTDRQQIEELKALITTEKGGPKTSFVGKSAVYILDQLGVKVPDSVRVIIMEVPKDDLFVQEEMMMPILPIVRVSDVDTAIEYAYEAEQGNRHTAIMHSQNVEKLSKMAKILETTIFVKNAPSFAGIGAGGEGHTTFTIAGPTGEGLTSARSFCRKRKCVLADAFSIR